The genomic window AATACGTTTAATCCTACCTATTTCAGATGGAAAACGGCGATGATTGGTTGTTAGTATGTAATCACATTCTTCTTGAATGGCTGTAATCCAGACATGGAAGTCATCTTGGTCAAACCGTCGGAGTGGCTCGGACATTTCTTGAGAGGAGGCTATTTCTTTTGCTTTTTCATGACTGCACCCGCTTAATTCTACTAATACGTCTCCAATTGGCCGATGTTCTCGCATTATGGTCTCCACATTATATCTTCCAACTAAACTATTAACAGGCAACTCCATATAATGATTAAAAATAGGAGACAAAAAAAGATTTATAAACCCTTCAATTTCTTGTTGTGTGTACACAACCCTTTTGTCCCCATTCCCTAATCCTTGAGTAGCATTACGAACAAATTCAAATAAACAACACGAGAAATAACCGGTCGATACAAATTTGGGTTTCTTGCTGCTGTTAGAAGTTTACGATTGGCGCCATCAACTCTTAACGCCCCGCATAACACCGTGGGATAAATATTTTGGGAGGGATGGGGGCATCATAGATCAAATTCATCTATATCCCCCGCTTTCGTATTTTTTGCATCGATATGCTGGAGTAGTTGTTCTGCTTTCTCATCTTGATCTTCTGTCGTAATAAGGACATCCTTTGGGATTTTCCAATGTCCTCCATCGGTTTGATAGGCACCAGGAAATTTTCTTCTATCACACATGCGTCGGACTGTTTGATCACTTACACCTAATCGTTTAGCTACTTCTTTTGGTGTGTAATATAATGGTTCATCTTCTTCAGTTGAGATCATTGCGGTCGAGAGTCGTTGTGACATAGATACAGACTTTTGACGTTGCCGTCTTAAAATTGATGCAATCAATTGTCTTTGAATAATTTTAGAGTCGGTTTCTGTAAGATTGCTTAATGCCTCAATATATTCAACAAAAAATTCATAGGCTTTTTCTTCTTCGTTTTGCACTAAATATTTGTTGATTTGTTTTTCAAGATTTTTCAACATGTGAACATTTTCATTATCTGGAAGTCTTAATGGAATACTAGTAATCAAAGGTGTGAACATACCAACGTGACGTAATGATCGTTCAACGACTGCTTTAAATACGACTTTTGCTTGTTCCGGATCAATGTTTGCAAGAGTGAGAATACTGTCCCACAATTTTTCTTGCTCTTGTTCTCTAACATCAAGCATGTGCTATCACCTCCTATTTCTATTATAAACCATATTACTTTACATATTCAACAAACGTGACAAACTCAACAATTTTTACACAATATTTCACAGTAGTTTATATTATATAAAAAAAAGCGCCTGTCCCCCGCTATGATAATGTACCAAAGTGCTAGCAGAAAAATCCCTTGAACTGTTCATCCAAGGGGATATTAAACATTTTATTATTCGGTGCATTACGCATCGCTACTTTAACTCTCGGTTGACTAAACACTCAACATTACTATGATGTTGATCGTAGATAGTATGGTGTAGTGTTTTTTTAAATGCTATTCTTCAAAAAATTATTGAATAGTATGGTTGTACTGCGCAATATAGTATAAGGTCAGATTAGTTGATAGCAATCGAATTATGGAAGTCGATCAAATTAGTAGTATTGATCTAGTTATTGAATAATCGTTTTTATTAATGACTTTCACCTGCAGGATTAGGCTTAATAATAGAACATACTATCATTTCTAAATCATGCTCTCTAGCAAACTGGAAAAATTCGTGTTGATTAGAGAATGTATTTGCCATAATATTTTCAACAGTTTCCTTATCAGAAGTGAAAACAACAACTTCGCCGTTTTTTAATCTGTGTTTACACGTTAAATATTCACTCATTTTTTGTTACTCCTTTTGCTATCATCTTAGTTCTATGGTTAAACTTGTTCTTAAACTCTTGCATCCTTTAGTTTAGTACCATCCTGATTTTGTAGTTCCGTCTTCATAAACAATTTTTATTTCAGGGTCATAATTAACTGGAGTCTCTGAGAAGCAATACCATATCCGACCTTTAATAGTATTTATTATTGTAGCTTCAGTAAATTCTTGCTTTTTATATTTTATTTTCACGTTTTCTATTAAAGGTTCATTAATTACACCAAATGTAAGAGATACTAGTTCATCGTCCGACTTAATATCCCTTGGCTGCAAATTACTAAACATTCTAGTTAACTTTGGACCTTCTTCGCTGGACATTTTGCTTCCTGCGCCAAATCCCCAACGATATCCCCAAAATGTCTTTTCTATTAATCCTGCTGATAAAACATCATCCTTACTATAAAAGATGATAGTATAACCTTTATAGTCAGTGGTTTGAAGGATTTCATCTATTTCAACATTGGACTCACTTATAGCTTCATCGAAATTTTTATAATTCACCTTATAGTAAGTAAAACACCCAAATAAAATTAGCAAAATCAAGAATGAACAAGAAATGATTATTTTTCGTTTCATATGTCACCTCCAGAGAAAACTTTCAACTTCACAGTCATCATCCTATTCCACCAAACTGCTCACAACAGTACAATAAGCATTTCTGGTTCTTCCAGAAACGCTTCCGTTACTTCAATATTGAATAAGTCCAAATAAAGACGAAAATGAATAAATTAGAAAGGCAACTCCTATGAATATCAGAACAAAATTTACTAACCATATTAGCTTCCTTTTAACCAGTGAAATAACTCCAAACACCAAAAACAACACCCCAATGAAAAGGCTAAAAATAAATTCCAAAATCTCACTTCCTAAAAAGAATATTTACATATATTTTCTACTCCAGATAGGTCATTCATTCTTCCACATTCCTGCTTCTTTACTTGAACAGAGGACGGCTGCTTG from Bacillus sp. HMF5848 includes these protein-coding regions:
- a CDS encoding helix-turn-helix domain-containing protein; amino-acid sequence: MLDVREQEQEKLWDSILTLANIDPEQAKVVFKAVVERSLRHVGMFTPLITSIPLRLPDNENVHMLKNLEKQINKYLVQNEEEKAYEFFVEYIEALSNLTETDSKIIQRQLIASILRRQRQKSVSMSQRLSTAMISTEEDEPLYYTPKEVAKRLGVSDQTVRRMCDRRKFPGAYQTDGGHWKIPKDVLITTEDQDEKAEQLLQHIDAKNTKAGDIDEFDL
- a CDS encoding PIN domain-containing protein → MYTQQEIEGFINLFLSPIFNHYMELPVNSLVGRYNVETIMREHRPIGDVLVELSGCSHEKAKEIASSQEMSEPLRRFDQDDFHVWITAIQEECDYILTTNHRRFPSEIGRIKRIHPSTLFKDLTSP